One genomic window of Micromonospora sp. WMMD1128 includes the following:
- a CDS encoding DNA-formamidopyrimidine glycosylase family protein, which yields MPEGHTIHRLAARHAELFAGDKVHADSPQGRFAEGAARLTGTVLDHTEAYGKHLLHHYADELALHVHLGLYGKFADGPGEPPAPVGQVRLRLHSDRNWLELRGPAACELLTPPEVAALRGRLGPDPLRGDADPDRAYARIRRSPTPLAALLLDQSVVAGTGLIFVTEALFRAGVPPLLPGRELTSAGWAELWADLVTLMTRGVERGRIDTVRDADLPEATGRAPRVDRHGGEVYVYRRAGAPCHVCGTEVSRGSLAGRNLYWCPTCQAG from the coding sequence GTGCCAGAGGGACACACCATCCACCGGCTCGCCGCCCGACACGCCGAGCTGTTCGCCGGCGACAAGGTGCACGCCGACAGCCCGCAGGGCCGCTTCGCCGAGGGCGCCGCCCGGCTCACCGGCACCGTCCTGGACCACACCGAGGCGTACGGCAAGCACCTGCTGCACCACTACGCCGACGAGCTGGCGTTGCACGTACACCTGGGGTTGTACGGGAAGTTCGCGGACGGGCCGGGGGAGCCGCCGGCCCCGGTCGGGCAGGTGCGGCTGCGGCTGCACAGCGACCGCAACTGGCTGGAGCTGCGCGGACCCGCCGCCTGCGAGCTGCTCACCCCGCCCGAGGTGGCGGCGCTGCGCGGCCGGCTCGGCCCCGACCCGCTGCGCGGCGACGCCGACCCGGATCGGGCGTACGCGCGGATCCGGCGCAGCCCCACCCCGCTGGCCGCGCTGCTGCTGGACCAGTCCGTGGTGGCCGGCACCGGCCTGATCTTCGTGACCGAGGCGCTGTTCCGCGCCGGGGTGCCCCCGCTGCTGCCCGGGCGGGAGCTGACCTCGGCCGGCTGGGCGGAACTCTGGGCGGACCTGGTGACGCTGATGACCCGGGGAGTCGAGCGCGGCCGGATCGACACCGTGCGCGACGCGGACCTGCCGGAGGCGACCGGTCGGGCGCCGCGGGTCGACCGGCACGGCGGCGAGGTGTACGTCTACCGGCGGGCGGGCGCGCCCTGCCACGTCTGCGGGACCGAGGTGAGCCGGGGCTCACTCGCCGGGCGCAACCTCTACTGGTGCCCCACCTGCCAGGCCGGCTGA
- a CDS encoding FHA domain-containing protein, with protein MRFEISKVLDAIEGRVCTDPALARAVVDLAEVIRWQNLDGGRPASLLRLGMVIDALSRQIGEDSVQVYAIVHRALLSDADLTSNERMVVRRWADDGLVEVLDQPGDRMLEVADLLGLPVLTRARLDGLVGRYPWLGQAGRALAPVPGAGGPVFIAHVGGGQDPSTGSRSPAGVKLLSRKWRCPEPGCALFGGGGGAFADLAAIDRVPSEQPPPTLRTGAPTCPRHGSRLSDAGQRPRSEVLAVRIGGLVRKRFVLTEADPVAVGRAPDGPGGVQLGQWLNDEARRWISRSHVRFDLGRGGEVVVTDTSTNGSGIRPGGSMVETDRIPLPPQQSRTLGEGDLIELYPGVQVGRAAETTSEATYAPNSVMAEAPTMAMRLPRP; from the coding sequence ATGAGATTCGAGATCAGCAAGGTGCTGGACGCCATCGAGGGGCGGGTCTGCACCGACCCCGCGCTGGCCCGGGCCGTGGTCGACCTGGCCGAGGTGATCCGGTGGCAGAACCTGGACGGCGGTCGGCCGGCCAGCCTGCTGCGGCTCGGCATGGTGATCGACGCGCTGTCCCGGCAGATCGGGGAGGACAGCGTCCAGGTCTACGCGATCGTGCACCGGGCGTTGCTGTCCGACGCCGACCTGACCTCCAACGAGCGGATGGTGGTCCGCCGCTGGGCCGACGACGGGCTGGTCGAGGTGCTCGACCAGCCCGGCGACCGGATGCTCGAGGTGGCCGACCTGCTCGGCCTGCCGGTGCTGACCCGGGCCCGGCTCGACGGGCTCGTCGGCCGGTACCCGTGGCTCGGCCAGGCCGGCCGGGCGCTCGCCCCGGTGCCCGGCGCCGGCGGGCCGGTGTTCATCGCGCACGTCGGCGGCGGCCAGGACCCGAGCACCGGCAGTCGCTCGCCGGCCGGCGTCAAGCTGCTCTCCCGCAAGTGGCGCTGCCCCGAGCCGGGGTGCGCGTTGTTCGGTGGGGGCGGCGGCGCCTTCGCCGACCTGGCCGCGATCGACCGGGTCCCGTCCGAGCAGCCGCCGCCCACGCTGCGCACCGGCGCGCCGACCTGCCCCCGGCACGGCAGCCGCCTCTCCGACGCCGGGCAGCGCCCGCGCAGCGAGGTGCTGGCGGTGCGGATCGGCGGGCTGGTACGCAAGCGGTTCGTGCTCACCGAGGCCGACCCGGTGGCGGTCGGGCGGGCGCCGGACGGCCCCGGCGGGGTGCAGCTCGGCCAGTGGCTCAACGACGAGGCCCGGCGCTGGATCAGCCGCAGCCACGTCCGCTTCGACCTGGGGCGCGGGGGCGAGGTGGTGGTCACCGACACCAGCACCAACGGCTCCGGCATCCGGCCGGGCGGGTCCATGGTCGAGACGGACCGCATCCCGCTGCCGCCGCAGCAGTCCCGGACGCTCGGCGAGGGCGACCTGATCGAGCTCTACCCGGGCGTGCAGGTGGGCCGCGCCGCCGAGACGACGAGCGAAGCGACGTACGCCCCGAACTCGGTGATGGCCGAGGCGCCGACCATGGCGATGCGGCTGCCGCGTCCCTGA
- the rocD gene encoding ornithine--oxo-acid transaminase has product MIDDMLRTPSAVRDAERHTAHNYHPLPVVISSAEGAWLTDVDGRRYLDCLAGYSALNFGHRHPKLIEAAHAQLDRLTLTSRAFIHDQFADFCRELAALCGKELVLPMNTGAEAVETGIKVARKWGYQVKGVAPGRANIVVAEGNFHGRTTTIVSFSTDEDARADFGPYTPGFTVVPYGDLDALAAAIDENTVAVLLEPIQGEQGVVVPPAGYLPGVRELCTERNVLFVADEIQSGLGRTGTTFACDLEGVVPDMYLLGKALGGGIVPVSAVAANADVLGVLQPGQHGSTFGGNPLACAVATEVVRLLATGEFQRRSAELGERLRTGLEGLLGKGLVAVRVRGLWAGVDIDPALMTGRQACERLMERGVLAKDTHGSTIRLAPPLVITEEEIDHAVAQLAAVLAA; this is encoded by the coding sequence ATCATCGACGACATGCTGCGGACGCCCTCGGCGGTCCGGGACGCGGAGCGTCACACGGCGCACAACTACCACCCGCTGCCCGTGGTGATCTCGTCGGCCGAGGGCGCCTGGTTGACCGACGTGGACGGCCGCCGCTACCTGGACTGCCTGGCCGGCTACTCGGCGTTGAACTTCGGCCACCGGCACCCGAAGCTGATCGAGGCCGCGCACGCGCAGCTCGACCGCCTCACGCTGACCAGCCGCGCGTTCATCCACGACCAGTTCGCCGACTTCTGCCGGGAGCTCGCCGCGCTCTGCGGCAAGGAGCTGGTGCTGCCGATGAACACCGGCGCGGAGGCGGTGGAGACCGGCATCAAGGTCGCCCGCAAGTGGGGCTACCAGGTCAAGGGCGTGGCCCCGGGCCGGGCCAACATCGTGGTGGCGGAGGGGAACTTCCACGGCCGCACCACCACCATCGTCAGCTTCTCCACGGATGAGGACGCGCGCGCCGACTTCGGGCCGTACACACCTGGTTTCACCGTGGTCCCCTACGGCGACCTGGACGCGCTCGCCGCCGCGATCGACGAGAACACGGTGGCTGTGCTGCTGGAGCCGATCCAGGGCGAGCAGGGCGTCGTGGTGCCGCCGGCCGGCTACCTGCCGGGGGTCCGCGAGCTGTGCACCGAGCGCAACGTGCTCTTCGTCGCCGACGAGATCCAGTCCGGCCTGGGGCGCACCGGCACGACGTTCGCCTGCGACCTGGAGGGCGTCGTCCCGGACATGTACCTGCTGGGCAAGGCGCTCGGCGGCGGCATCGTGCCGGTCTCCGCGGTGGCCGCGAACGCCGACGTGCTGGGTGTGCTCCAGCCGGGCCAGCACGGCTCGACGTTCGGCGGCAACCCGCTCGCGTGCGCGGTCGCCACCGAGGTGGTCCGGCTGCTCGCCACCGGCGAGTTCCAGCGGCGCTCGGCCGAGCTGGGCGAGCGGCTGCGGACCGGCCTGGAAGGGCTGCTCGGTAAGGGCCTCGTCGCCGTCCGGGTGCGCGGCCTCTGGGCCGGCGTCGACATCGACCCGGCGCTGATGACCGGCCGGCAGGCGTGTGAGCGGCTGATGGAGCGCGGTGTGCTCGCGAAGGACACCCACGGTTCGACCATCCGGCTCGCGCCGCCGCTGGTGATCACCGAAGAGGAGATCGACCACGCGGTGGCGCAGCTCGCCGCCGTGCTGGCCGCCTGA
- a CDS encoding DUF559 domain-containing protein produces MRIPGDDASRLEWLLFGQSEVLTWAQATEVLPPGRVRHLLASGRWHRVCRGILRAAPGGPYTREQQWWIAVLAAGDGAVLAGLAAARAGGLRDAWRHDAVDVLVPHQRRAVGPIRRLPPGLPAVRVRRARHLPAADRQVGRPARTTMARSLVDAAGWARTDDEAQAIVAAGCQQRRVTPAELGAVLDRLPRARRRPLIRQTLHDVAGGAEALSEIDLVRLCRRHGLPVPDGQERRRDADGRQRYLDAYWRRWRLHVEVDGAHHMDVRHWAADLRRQNRVWIEGDRILRFTAFDVRHRPADVVAQLQAALTAAGWRP; encoded by the coding sequence GTGCGGATACCGGGAGACGACGCGTCGCGGCTGGAATGGTTGCTGTTCGGGCAGTCCGAGGTGCTCACCTGGGCCCAGGCGACGGAAGTTCTGCCGCCGGGTCGGGTCCGGCACCTGCTGGCGAGCGGTCGCTGGCACCGGGTGTGTCGCGGGATCCTGCGCGCCGCGCCGGGCGGCCCGTACACCCGGGAGCAGCAGTGGTGGATCGCGGTGCTGGCGGCGGGCGACGGCGCGGTGCTCGCCGGGCTCGCCGCCGCGCGGGCCGGCGGGCTGCGCGACGCATGGCGGCACGACGCGGTGGACGTCCTGGTGCCGCACCAGCGCCGGGCGGTCGGCCCGATCCGCCGGCTGCCGCCGGGCCTGCCGGCGGTACGGGTCCGTCGGGCGCGTCACCTGCCCGCCGCCGACCGCCAGGTGGGCCGGCCGGCCCGTACCACCATGGCGCGCTCGTTGGTGGACGCGGCCGGCTGGGCGCGTACGGACGACGAGGCGCAGGCGATCGTCGCGGCCGGCTGCCAGCAGCGGCGGGTGACCCCGGCGGAGCTCGGCGCGGTGCTGGACCGGCTGCCCCGGGCCCGGCGGCGACCCCTGATCCGGCAGACGCTGCACGACGTGGCCGGCGGCGCGGAGGCGCTTTCGGAGATCGACCTGGTGCGGCTCTGCCGCCGCCACGGGCTGCCGGTTCCGGACGGGCAGGAGCGTCGCCGGGACGCCGACGGCAGGCAGCGTTACCTGGACGCGTACTGGCGGCGCTGGCGGCTGCACGTGGAGGTGGACGGCGCCCATCACATGGACGTCCGGCACTGGGCGGCGGACCTGCGCCGGCAGAACCGGGTCTGGATCGAGGGCGATCGCATCCTGCGCTTCACCGCGTTCGACGTGAGGCACCGCCCCGCCGACGTGGTCGCCCAGCTCCAAGCCGCCCTGACCGCCGCCGGTTGGCGCCCCTGA
- a CDS encoding aminoglycoside phosphotransferase family protein, whose product MARWELTAVGPPFDYAYASLALPAELPDGTRAVLKVQYPDDDSVHEATALAHWAGRGAIRLLAHDADRRALLVERCDPGTPLHTLPADAALDAAVDLLPRLAVPAGPPFTSLAEEAAGWAERMPVKWRRANRPYERRLLDAALRMLADLAPSQGGQVLVNQDLHAGNVLAAGREPWLVIDPKPLVGEREFAVVPLVRGAELGHSPAAVRHRLDRLTAELGLDRERVRGWAIGQTLAWSIDGEQVFPGNVEAARWLLDET is encoded by the coding sequence GTGGCACGGTGGGAGCTGACCGCCGTCGGGCCGCCGTTCGACTACGCGTACGCCTCGCTCGCCCTGCCAGCCGAGCTGCCGGACGGCACCCGGGCGGTGTTGAAGGTGCAGTACCCGGACGACGACAGCGTCCACGAGGCCACCGCGCTGGCGCACTGGGCCGGGCGGGGCGCGATCCGGCTGCTCGCCCACGACGCCGACCGGCGGGCGCTGCTGGTCGAGCGCTGCGACCCGGGCACCCCGCTGCACACGCTGCCGGCCGACGCCGCGCTCGACGCCGCGGTCGACCTGCTGCCCCGGCTGGCGGTGCCGGCCGGCCCGCCGTTCACGTCACTCGCCGAGGAGGCCGCCGGCTGGGCCGAGCGGATGCCGGTCAAGTGGCGCCGGGCCAACCGCCCGTACGAGCGGAGGCTGCTCGACGCGGCGCTCCGGATGCTCGCCGACCTCGCGCCGAGCCAGGGCGGGCAGGTGCTCGTCAACCAGGATCTGCACGCCGGCAACGTGCTGGCCGCCGGGCGCGAGCCGTGGCTTGTCATCGACCCGAAGCCGCTTGTCGGCGAGCGGGAGTTCGCGGTCGTGCCGCTGGTCCGCGGCGCCGAGCTGGGTCACTCCCCGGCGGCGGTACGGCACCGGCTCGACCGGCTCACCGCCGAGCTGGGCCTGGACCGGGAGCGGGTACGCGGCTGGGCGATCGGGCAGACGCTGGCCTGGAGCATCGACGGCGAGCAGGTCTTCCCCGGCAACGTCGAGGCGGCCCGCTGGCTGCTCGACGAGACGTGA
- a CDS encoding cellulose binding domain-containing protein, with protein sequence MLRTLGAALAAALTLTGLATSTGAVQPPAVQPPTVAAATPTPGPTLTCPPALPVSGRVSGATTTSLTITYSLILFPPCGYDPPMVVTLFASREDATERRNPVAEAVSGPERFGDVTIDGLTPDTDYWFRFSDTHGTQDPYLIGGPGRTLSTSTCAASATIDNQWYGGFIATVTVRNTGTEPMHDWRVKWRWSGDERIQTIWGGVAEVTGQNVVVHNASWNGTLAPGASTTFGLMVAVSGWSGGFTPVCGR encoded by the coding sequence ATGCTTCGTACGCTCGGCGCGGCACTGGCCGCCGCGCTCACCCTGACCGGCCTGGCCACCTCGACCGGGGCCGTCCAGCCGCCGGCCGTCCAGCCGCCCACCGTCGCGGCGGCGACGCCGACGCCCGGCCCGACGCTGACGTGCCCGCCGGCACTGCCGGTCAGCGGCCGGGTGAGCGGTGCCACCACCACCAGCCTCACCATCACCTACTCGCTGATTCTCTTCCCGCCCTGCGGCTACGACCCGCCGATGGTCGTCACCCTCTTCGCCAGCCGGGAGGACGCCACTGAGCGGCGCAACCCGGTGGCCGAGGCCGTCTCCGGGCCGGAGCGCTTCGGCGACGTGACCATCGACGGGCTGACGCCCGACACCGACTACTGGTTCCGGTTCAGCGACACGCACGGCACGCAGGATCCGTACCTCATCGGCGGACCGGGCCGGACGCTGTCGACGTCGACGTGCGCCGCGTCGGCCACGATCGACAATCAGTGGTACGGCGGTTTCATCGCCACGGTCACCGTGCGCAACACCGGCACCGAGCCGATGCACGACTGGCGCGTGAAGTGGCGGTGGTCCGGTGACGAGCGCATCCAGACGATCTGGGGCGGGGTGGCGGAGGTCACCGGTCAGAACGTCGTGGTCCACAACGCCTCCTGGAACGGGACGCTGGCGCCGGGCGCCTCGACCACGTTCGGGCTGATGGTGGCCGTGAGCGGCTGGTCCGGCGGCTTCACGCCGGTCTGCGGCCGGTGA
- a CDS encoding thrombospondin has translation MNILSRRKSPANSTDTNSDGVVDARDEHPTADGTAGQPVVTDRDAARATYRSDSTATEAKRAGEAGPISGAGRGGEAARVTDAGRVPADGRGGEAGPVGDGHVETMARTGEAERRAAQRAASARAATSRPLGRNARTVDPEPTVDPNRDGHPDRPVDLDRDGHPDRPVNLDRDSHTDRPVDPNRDVHTDRSVDPNRETHTDRPVDLDRDGRPERELDPELTKKPRASLLATLGLVVSVAGALFVLSGTLAGYGIGLGAAGAVLAVLGLIATRRRHVAGKTDALIGIMVGLAAVVLGIVAMTGQFDWPTTDGEWVGRFREWLDSQFVDRF, from the coding sequence GTGAACATCTTGTCCCGCCGGAAGTCCCCGGCGAACAGTACCGATACGAACAGCGACGGTGTCGTCGACGCCCGCGACGAGCACCCGACCGCAGACGGAACGGCCGGCCAACCGGTGGTCACCGACCGCGACGCGGCGCGGGCCACGTACCGCAGCGACTCGACCGCCACCGAAGCGAAGCGTGCCGGCGAGGCCGGGCCGATCAGCGGGGCCGGGCGCGGCGGCGAAGCTGCGCGAGTCACCGACGCCGGGCGGGTTCCGGCGGACGGGCGCGGCGGCGAGGCCGGACCGGTCGGCGACGGGCATGTCGAGACCATGGCACGGACCGGCGAGGCGGAGCGGCGGGCAGCGCAGCGGGCCGCCTCGGCCCGGGCGGCGACCAGCAGGCCGTTGGGCCGGAACGCGCGGACCGTCGACCCGGAGCCGACCGTCGACCCGAACCGTGACGGCCACCCCGACCGGCCCGTCGACCTGGACCGCGACGGTCACCCCGACCGACCCGTCAACCTCGACCGCGACAGCCACACCGACCGGCCCGTGGACCCGAACCGCGACGTCCACACCGACCGGTCCGTCGACCCGAACCGCGAAACCCACACCGACCGGCCCGTCGACCTGGACCGCGACGGTCGCCCCGAGCGGGAACTCGATCCGGAGCTGACGAAGAAGCCGCGGGCCAGCCTTCTCGCCACGCTCGGTCTGGTCGTGTCCGTGGCCGGCGCGCTCTTCGTGCTCTCCGGCACGCTGGCCGGCTACGGCATCGGGCTCGGCGCGGCCGGCGCGGTGCTGGCGGTGCTGGGCCTGATCGCCACCCGACGCCGGCACGTGGCCGGCAAGACCGACGCGCTGATCGGCATCATGGTCGGCCTGGCCGCCGTGGTGCTCGGCATCGTGGCGATGACCGGCCAGTTCGACTGGCCGACCACTGACGGCGAGTGGGTGGGCCGGTTCCGCGAGTGGCTTGACTCACAGTTTGTCGATCGGTTCTGA
- the ddaH gene encoding dimethylargininase yields the protein MDATRQRFLMCRPTYFAVDYAINPWMDPTAPVDAALAIRQWEQLRQTYVDLGHEVELIEPVAGLPDMVFAANGGTVIDDKAMAVQFRDPQRADEAPAYRAWFEAAGFEMYDPKHVNEGEGDVLLAGDHLLAGTGFRTAHASHAQLQEVFGYPVVTMQLVDPRFYHLDTALTVLDERTVAYLPEAFSPGSRAALRRLFPDAIHATLADAEVLGLNAVSDGRHVVLPAQATDLAAKLRDRGYEIIGIDLSELRKAGGGPKCCTLRLRQGKAIK from the coding sequence ATGGACGCCACCCGCCAGCGCTTCCTGATGTGCCGGCCGACGTACTTCGCCGTCGACTACGCGATCAACCCCTGGATGGATCCCACCGCCCCGGTCGACGCCGCCCTGGCGATCCGGCAGTGGGAGCAGCTCCGGCAGACGTACGTCGATCTGGGCCACGAGGTCGAGCTGATCGAACCGGTCGCCGGCCTGCCGGACATGGTCTTCGCGGCCAACGGCGGCACGGTGATCGACGACAAGGCGATGGCGGTGCAGTTCCGCGACCCGCAGCGCGCCGACGAGGCCCCCGCCTACCGCGCCTGGTTCGAGGCCGCCGGTTTCGAGATGTACGACCCGAAGCACGTCAACGAGGGTGAGGGCGACGTCCTACTGGCCGGCGACCACCTGCTCGCCGGCACCGGGTTCCGCACCGCGCACGCCTCGCACGCGCAACTCCAGGAGGTCTTCGGCTATCCGGTGGTGACCATGCAGTTGGTGGACCCCCGCTTCTACCACCTGGACACCGCGCTCACCGTGCTCGACGAGCGGACCGTGGCGTACCTGCCGGAGGCGTTCTCCCCGGGCAGCCGGGCGGCGCTGCGCCGGCTCTTCCCGGACGCGATCCACGCCACGCTCGCCGACGCCGAGGTGCTCGGCCTGAACGCGGTCAGCGACGGCCGGCACGTGGTGCTGCCGGCGCAGGCCACCGACCTGGCCGCGAAGCTGCGCGACCGGGGTTACGAGATCATCGGGATCGACCTGTCCGAGCTGCGTAAGGCCGGCGGCGGACCGAAGTGCTGCACGTTGCGACTCCGTCAGGGAAAGGCGATCAAGTGA
- a CDS encoding RICIN domain-containing protein gives MALIVAVATVVGPGSAALAAPVTVTNGTQFTDTSGAVVHAHGGGVLKVDNYYYWFGENRNPDNTFRAVSVYRSTDLRTWEFRNNVLTQTSAAELQRSNIERPKVIYNAATGRFVMWMHKENGSDYGEARAAVASSATVDGNYTYHGSFRPLGQHMSRDITLYNDNGTAYMISAANENRDLHIYRLTSDYLNVAGLVGNFWAGATREAPAMFKRGSTYFLLTSAATGWSPNQARYATATSISGPWSGWTDVGNNTTFSSQPAFVLPIQGTSTTSYLYMGDRWAGAWGGPANDSQYVWLPISFPTATSMSLTWYPSVTIDTAAGTVTGSAPTTYRVTARHSGRVLDVMDNSTANNAEVKQWSWNGGGNQRWEFQDAGGGWFRLVNANSGKCLDVAGASTADGANIIQYTCGSGANQQWQWAALGSWFQLRARHSGKCLDVVNSGTGDGADVQQYTCGSGTNQQWSRTQS, from the coding sequence ATGGCACTAATCGTGGCCGTCGCGACGGTGGTCGGGCCGGGCTCGGCCGCGCTGGCGGCCCCGGTGACCGTCACCAACGGCACGCAGTTCACCGACACGAGCGGCGCCGTGGTGCACGCCCACGGCGGCGGCGTCCTCAAGGTCGACAACTACTACTACTGGTTCGGCGAGAACCGCAATCCGGACAACACCTTCCGGGCGGTCTCCGTCTACCGCTCCACCGACCTGCGCACCTGGGAGTTCCGCAACAACGTCCTCACCCAGACGTCGGCCGCCGAGCTGCAACGATCCAACATCGAGCGGCCGAAGGTCATCTACAACGCCGCCACCGGCCGGTTCGTGATGTGGATGCACAAGGAGAACGGGTCGGACTACGGCGAGGCGCGGGCGGCCGTCGCCTCGTCGGCCACCGTGGACGGCAACTACACCTACCACGGCAGCTTCCGGCCGCTCGGGCAGCACATGTCGCGGGACATCACGCTCTACAACGACAACGGCACCGCGTACATGATCTCGGCCGCCAACGAGAACCGCGATCTGCACATCTACCGGCTCACCTCGGACTATCTCAACGTCGCCGGCCTGGTGGGCAACTTCTGGGCCGGCGCGACCCGCGAGGCGCCGGCGATGTTCAAGCGGGGCAGCACCTACTTCCTGCTGACGTCGGCGGCGACCGGCTGGAGCCCAAACCAGGCCAGGTACGCCACCGCGACGAGCATCTCGGGACCGTGGAGCGGCTGGACCGACGTGGGCAACAACACCACGTTCAGCTCCCAACCGGCCTTCGTGCTGCCGATCCAGGGCACCTCCACCACCAGCTACCTGTACATGGGTGACAGGTGGGCGGGAGCCTGGGGCGGGCCGGCCAACGACTCGCAGTACGTGTGGCTGCCGATCAGCTTCCCGACCGCCACCAGCATGAGCCTGACCTGGTATCCGTCGGTCACCATCGACACGGCTGCCGGGACGGTCACCGGCAGCGCGCCCACCACCTACCGGGTCACCGCCCGGCACAGCGGCCGGGTGCTGGACGTGATGGACAACTCCACCGCAAACAACGCCGAGGTCAAGCAGTGGAGTTGGAACGGCGGTGGCAACCAGCGGTGGGAGTTCCAGGACGCCGGCGGCGGCTGGTTCCGCCTCGTCAACGCCAACAGCGGCAAGTGTCTCGACGTCGCCGGCGCGTCCACCGCCGACGGCGCCAACATCATCCAGTACACCTGCGGCAGCGGCGCCAACCAGCAGTGGCAGTGGGCCGCGCTCGGCAGCTGGTTCCAGCTCCGGGCCCGGCACAGCGGCAAGTGCCTGGACGTGGTCAACTCCGGCACCGGCGACGGCGCGGACGTCCAGCAGTACACCTGCGGGAGCGGCACCAACCAGCAGTGGTCACGCACCCAGTCCTGA
- a CDS encoding helix-turn-helix transcriptional regulator — protein MVRQPLTAEQIAAGRRLGVALRSARAGRSLVEVALAAGISPETLRKIEAGRLPAPAFGTVVCLSQALDVPLGDLADVWLADMRVRQAS, from the coding sequence ATGGTTCGCCAGCCACTCACCGCCGAACAGATCGCCGCGGGCCGGCGCCTCGGCGTCGCCCTCCGGTCCGCGCGGGCCGGCCGCAGCCTGGTCGAGGTGGCACTGGCGGCCGGCATCTCCCCCGAGACGCTCCGCAAGATCGAGGCGGGCCGCCTGCCCGCACCGGCGTTCGGCACCGTGGTCTGCCTCAGTCAGGCCCTCGACGTACCCCTCGGCGACCTGGCCGACGTGTGGCTGGCCGACATGCGCGTCCGACAGGCGTCCTGA
- a CDS encoding acyl-CoA desaturase: MSSSTLAAPATRRGSDYARLSRRVAEAGLFDRRPGRYAVRIVGTLGAFLAGWALVAVVGNTWWQLPLAAVMAVATTQVAFLGHDAGHRQMFRRRGPSEAAGLVAGNLAVGLSYGWWVDKHNRHHANPNHADEDPDVGAGALVWTYEQATATRGLGRWMARRQAWLFFPLLLLEGLALHVASVRALTGREPDGRWRVPMRHRAVEALLLAAHGVGYVGLLLAVMSPGKALLFAAVHQGLWGLYMGCAFAPNHKGMPMPTADDDLDYLRKQVLTARNVRGGRFVDLALGGLNYQIEHHLFPNMPRANLRRARPLVRAYCAEQGIPYAESGLVESYRQGLAHLHEVGRPLRAG, encoded by the coding sequence ATGAGTTCTTCGACGTTGGCGGCACCGGCCACCCGGCGGGGCAGCGACTACGCGCGCCTGTCCCGCCGGGTCGCCGAGGCGGGGTTGTTCGACAGGCGTCCCGGCCGGTACGCGGTCCGCATCGTCGGCACCCTGGGCGCCTTCCTGGCCGGCTGGGCGCTGGTGGCGGTGGTCGGCAACACCTGGTGGCAGCTGCCGCTGGCGGCCGTGATGGCGGTGGCCACCACCCAGGTGGCGTTCCTCGGGCACGACGCCGGGCACCGGCAGATGTTCCGCCGGCGCGGGCCCAGCGAAGCGGCCGGCCTGGTCGCCGGCAACCTCGCCGTGGGGCTCAGCTACGGCTGGTGGGTGGACAAGCACAACCGGCACCACGCCAACCCCAACCACGCCGACGAGGACCCCGACGTCGGCGCCGGCGCGCTGGTCTGGACGTACGAGCAGGCGACGGCGACCCGGGGCCTGGGCCGGTGGATGGCCCGGCGGCAGGCGTGGCTGTTCTTCCCGCTGCTCCTGCTGGAAGGGCTGGCGCTGCACGTGGCGAGCGTCCGGGCGCTCACCGGCCGGGAGCCGGACGGCCGGTGGCGGGTCCCGATGCGGCACCGGGCCGTGGAGGCGCTGCTGCTCGCGGCGCACGGCGTCGGCTACGTCGGCCTGCTGCTGGCGGTCATGTCCCCCGGGAAGGCGCTGCTCTTCGCCGCCGTCCACCAGGGACTCTGGGGCCTCTACATGGGGTGCGCGTTCGCCCCCAACCACAAGGGCATGCCGATGCCGACCGCCGACGACGACCTCGACTACCTGCGTAAGCAGGTGCTCACGGCGCGCAACGTGCGCGGCGGCCGGTTCGTCGACCTGGCGCTCGGCGGCCTGAACTACCAGATCGAGCACCACCTGTTCCCGAACATGCCCCGGGCCAACCTGCGCCGGGCCCGACCGCTGGTCCGGGCGTACTGCGCCGAGCAGGGCATCCCGTACGCGGAGAGCGGGCTCGTCGAGTCGTACCGGCAGGGGTTGGCGCACCTGCACGAGGTGGGGCGACCGCTGCGCGCGGGCTGA